The window TCGCCATAGACGATGGGCAATTCCACGGTGGTGTCATCGGCGTAGCGGATCGTGTAGTGCCCGATCTGCGTGCCGTCCTTAACGTAATTCGGGTCCGTTTCTTGCCCCGTGCCGAAGCCGGTGGCGTGCAGGAAGTGCAGCTTGCCCACTGCCTTGTCGACCGGAATGCCTTCAATCTTCTTGGGTCGCTCCAGGCACAATTTGCTGCCGAGCTGTAACATTTTCTCCCCGATGTGGTATTGGACATCGGAGAGTCTCGGGTCGGTTTTCATCAACGCCTTAAGATGATTGCCCGGCAATCCCTCGCGATGAAACTCTTGGTCCAAGGGATCATTGACATGCGCGGACAAATCGAGCGGCACTTGCTCGCCGGCGACGGAGAGCCTGGGGGTCGCGAACAGAAGCAATGCTCCGAACAGAGCCAGGACTGTGATGCGCATGAGGATCCTCCCAGAAGTGGTTGCGTGAACAGAAAAGCCGCCGGAGTCGCAACACGCCAATTTTTTAGCTTGTCGGCAAGTCCGTGGGAAGGCCCCGTACGTGGTTTCCCGGCGGTATTCGCCCGGAATAGGAAAACCTTGGCTCAACTTGCGATTCCAGCGGATTGCGCAGTTTGCCGGCGAGCATCCAGCTTGCGGCAATTACTGCGAAAGAATCAGAAATTGCCGCAATTTGGCGGAAAACAATTGATCGACCGCTGAATGTCGCTATCTTACGGTTGGAATTCTCCAGAGGAACCTCTTCGGTCCGCAGTCTCATCCGTTTCAGTTGCCGCGCGACCCCGTATCTTGCGGTCGCGCGCGATGACTTTCACGCCCGCCGGCCAGTGACTGCCGGCGCCGCCCTTCATCCGCTGTTCGTGGCGCCGCCGCCACCAGGAGTATGTCGATGAACGCTCACCGGAATCGGAATCGCCGCTTGACGCAGATTTCCACCGCGCGCCCGAACCGAATCGTGCGCCCGGAACTGCTGGAGAAGCGGCAGTTGCTGAGTTGCAGCACGCCGACGGTGCAGACCGTGCGTGGCCGCGACGCGACCTTCGACCAATGTTTCAATCTGGAATTCGAGCATGGCGGCGAGGACTACGAAGTCAGCGCCTACTACACCGAGACGACCACTGCGGCCGACCTGCTGCAATGCACCGACGCCGAGAACGACGCCGACCGTTGCGAACATCGGTTGCCCAATGATGACGACGGCAACGGCGACAATATTCACGCGGTCAGCATGGCTGGCCAGGCGCGCGACGCGTTCAAGTTCTTCCTCGATCGCGGTCTGAAATTTCTTCCCGCGGGCGAGACGGAACTTGAAGTCTACATCGCCGAGGATCCACGCGGCGGCGGCGTGCCGACGGCGAACAGCCTGCTGACCGACGACGAATTAGTTGCCGATCCGGACTTGCTGTGGGAAGAGCTGTTGGCATATCACGAGTTGCATCACCTCGTGCAGGGACAATACGACGGCTCCTGGGACGACTTCTATGGCGAGGGGATCGCGCGATCGAGCGAAGATCGCGTGCGGACCGATCTCGACGCCGACACCGGCCATCTGTTCATCCCGCAGATCACGAACGCCATCGACAGCAATACGGTCCGCACCACCGACCTGGCCGCTCAGTCTTACGACACGGCGGCGTGGTGGACGTGGCTCTGGGATCAATATCGCGTCGGCGCGGGCGAGAATCCCCCGGTCACCGGCGCCAACGATCTGGGCTGGGGCGCCATGCGCGAGTTCTACGAAGAACTCGAAACGCAGCAGTCCGACGAACTGGGCGCGGTCGCGGACTTCATCGCCGCGCAGGGCAGTTCCTTCCGGCAGGACTTCATCGACTACACCCTCGCCCTGTGGGCGCAGTCGTTCAATCCCTCGGATCCGAGGCTCGGTTATCTCGATAACGAGATCAACAACATCGGCCCGATGAATGGGCACACCATCATCAACTCCGCGCCGGCGTTCGGCAACACGACGTTAAACCTCACGCCGCGGACGAGCCGGTATATCGAGTTCAACCCAGCCAGCCAGTGCGACTACACGTCTTTCAGCTTCGACGGCAATGGCAAGAACTACGGCTTCAGCGTGATGACGGCCGACGGCGGGGACTTGCAAGATCGCTGGACGAGCTATAGCAACAACTGGGCTCGCACCGTGCGAACCGCCGACCTGGACCGCGTGGTCGGCGTGGTGACATCGTTCGATCAATCCGGTTCGGTCGACGTCGGGCGAGGTTGCGTATCTCCCGACGTGCAAATCAAGTCGCCGACGACCTCTTCGTTCGCGATGGTGGGCACGGCCGACAATCCGCGTTCGTTTGTCGTGCGATTGTCGGTCACGGGCAACGGCGCGGCGATCGCCGGACTCGTGGCGGATGAATTCAATGTGACGTTGAAAAAATCCGGCAGCGCCGATGCGCCGATTCCCGTCGAAGTGATCAACGCCAGCTACGTGCTGGACGACTACTGGCTGCTTGTGCAAGCGCCGGATGATGTCGCCGGCGCGGAAACCGGTTCGTTTTACGATCTCAGCGTCACGCTCGGCAGCGACAGTGATTCGGAGAATTTCTCCGTCGTGTACCTGGAACGCGTCCAGGACGTGATCCTGGTGCTCGATCGTTCCGGCAGCATGGGGGGCGACACCGGCAAAATCGAAGCCGCGCGCAACGCCGCCAATCTCCTGGTGATGGCCTTGGCCGATGAGGACCAAGGAGGTTACGTGGCCTTCGACACCGACGCCGAAATCCAGGTGTCCCTGGATGAATTGAGCGATGGCAATCAGCGCCAGGACCTGGAAGATGCGATCGCCGCGGAAGTGCCGCTGGATTTCACCTCGATCGGCGACGGTCTGCGGGCCGCGCTCGACGACTACAGCTCCAACGGCAACCCGGACAATCTCTGCAGCATCGTGTTGATGAGCGACGGGCACGAAAACGAACCGGACTATTGGGCCGATGTGAAGGACGACCTGATCGCGGCCGGTTGCCCGGTGCATACGATCTCGTTCGGTCCCGGCGCGAACGAAGTCTTGATGCAGGAGATCTCCGGAGCGGTTTCCGGCGGCTCCCACGACTACGCGACTTCGGAAGGAGGCGTGCCGATCAATTCCGTCCTCGGCTGGGAAAACAACGTCAGCCGTATCTACGAGAACAAGGCCACGCAGATGGCTGGCCGCCAGCGGATTTTCACCGTGCTGGGCGATTCGGCCATCGGCGGCGTGGCCACCGGTATCATCGATTTCGAAGACCATCCGACTGGGACGGTGATCGCTGTCGGCAATTCCTTCACTGCATCGGGGGTTCCGGGTAAGGGGCTGCCGTTCCAGAACAACGCCGGCGCAATGGTCAACACGGGCTTCGCGCGCGTCGACAACCAACAGAGTGCCGACGGCGCGGGCCACGACCTGCAGCTCAACAACATCAACGTCGGTTTCGAGTTCGCCAAGACGCTCGAATCCGCGTCGGCGCTGTTTGGTTACTTCGGCGGAAATCTGAACGTGACCATTAATGGCGAACTGTTCAATGCGCGTACGCTGTCGCTTCTCCAAGGTCGCGTGATTGGCGGCGTCTCCGTCAACCTGACCATGTTCGACAATCAGCACGGTCGACTGGACTTCAAGGGGGACATCGACTCCCTGGCACTCGGCGGTCAGGAGTTTTGGATCGACGACTTGCGATTCAACAGCGAGGTCGGGAACTTCCACGAAATCCCCGTCGACAAGGGCGCCGACATCCTGGTCGTTTCCGCCGCCTGGCAGGAAAAGATGGGCGGCGTTCACACCGAGTTGTTCGACCCGAACGGCGACCCCGTGCCGGCCGCGCGGCGCAGCCTTTCGTCCCAAGGCACGAACGAAGTCTGGCGCGTGCCCGATCCGATCCCGGGCAACTATCGGATGCGGCTGATGAATATTCCGCAGGAATACTTCCTGACCGCTTCGGTGCGGAGCGAATTTGAACTGTACACGTTCGTCGGCCAGCCGCAAGAAGATATGTTGACGGGCGTAGAAGTGCCGCTCGTGGCCTCGTTCATCTCCAACACGGGGCCGGTGCTGGACGCCAATGTGACGGCCACCGTGCTTGATCCAGGCGGTACGTCGAAGGTGGTCAAGCTCTGGGACGACGGCAACCACGGCGACGGCGAAGCGGATGACGGCGTCTACGCGAACAGCTATACCGCGACGTCATTCGGCGATCTCGTGCAACTCAATCCTGATCTTGTCGTCGAAGGGGACGAGCCCATGGGCGTCGGCTCCTATCAAGTCACTTTCAAGGCCAAGAAGGACGAAATCGTTCGCGAAGGTCTCGGCAGCTTCGTATTGAACCGCGACAAGGACTCCGACAGCGACGGCCTCCCCGATCGTTGGGAAGAGGAGCATGGTCTCGATCCGAAGAATCGCGAGGATCAGAACTCCGATTTCGATAAGGACGGGCTGCCGGCCTCGTGCGAATACCGCGTCGGCACCGATCCGCGCAACAGCGACACCGACGACGGCGGTCGCTCCGACGGGGCCGAAGTGCAATACGTGCCGGGTCAACTCTGCCGCGCGGTGCGCGATCCGCTTGATCCGGCGGACGATCGCCTGCGCAAAGTGACCGGCATCGTGGCGCTGCCGGAAGCCACGCCGAACGGGAGCCCGCACGTGCGCCTCAAGATCAGTATCCCGGACGATGACTACTTGTTCTCCAGCATTCATCGCCGCCTGCTGAATGAAGACGGCCGGCCGATCGGCGATTGGATCGAGTTGGAAGACGAGTTCCGCGGGCCGGAATTCGAAGACCTTCGCCTGGCCGAAGGGAACTACGAATACCAGATCATCCCCTTCCACTTCGGCGGTGATGGGGAATCCCCGATCGAAGGGCAACATATCTTTTCCAGTCCCGTCCTCGTCAAGAAGGACCCGTACGCGCCGTTCGGCAGCGTGATGATCGACGACGCTGACGGCGAGACGTACAGCCCCTTGGTGACGCTGCGCATCATTGCCGACGATTCCGGGCACGTGCATGATTTCGATCCGGAGCATCAGCCTGCGCCCGGTTCGCCGCTCGAAAAGCTGATGATGAAGATCAGCAATCGCCCGGATTTCGCCGGCGCGGATTGGCAACCGTTCCAGCCAGAAGTGAAAGATTGGTTCCTGGGTCGCTTCGAACCGCTGCAGGAGACGACGCGCTGGGTCTACGTGGCCTTTATGGACGAGGCCGGCAACATCAGCGACGGTCCCATTGCCGACAGTATTCAGGCGCTGCTCCAACCCGGCGACACGTACCCGTTCGATGGCAAGGTGGACATCACTGACCTGAACAACGTGCGGAACAACTTCGGCAGCCAAGGCCAGATCGCCATCCTGATCGGCGATGCCATCGGCGCCTTGAACGGCGCGGTCGACATTAGCGACCTCAACGCGGTCCGCAACAACTTCGGCAGTTTCGTCGACTCGCCTTTGCCGTCGACGGCGCAGCGGCACGCCCCGGAAAAAATCGCAAACCGCGCCATCATCGACCCGACTGCCTCGGATAGGCCGTTGCTGGGGCGAACTGTTGCGACGAATGGCAGCGCCGCGGCGCGCGACGTGCTGTTCGGTCGCTTCACCGAGGTCGGCGTGGACATCGACGCACTGTTGACCGCCCATCGGCATTCGCAAAAGCGGGGCTTGCGCGCATTGAAGTGATGTGCCCACACTCCTGTGCCGTCAACTGTCAAGTTTTGAATCAGTAGTTCGGCGGGGGTGCCTAGGGCTGGGGCGAATCATGGAGGCAACCACGTCGAACCGGCTGGGGCATCGTGGCGACTTGTTGACAAGTCCAACGAATCCCCAGCAGTTGGACCATCGCGACCGCGCAGTCATTGCCCCTGCCCCAGGCACCCGCCGCGATTGTTGATCCGGCGGCCGGTCAGTGACCGGACAATCGCAACTTCCTTTGAGCGACATCATGAATCACAAAGTTTTTGCCGCAATCGTCGGCGGGTTGTTGTTCGGCCAATGCACTACGGCATTGCGCGCGGAGGTCAAGAGCGCGAAGTTCGATACGGAGCGACTAAAATCGCTGCCGTCGGCCATGCAGCGATTCGTCGACGAGCACGAAATCTCCGGCGCGGTTGTTGTCGTCGGCAACGCCGATGGCGTGGCGGCGATTGAAGCGATCGGCCAGCGTGACTTGGCCTCCGGCGAGCCAATGCGCAACGATTCGCTGTTCCGCATCGCTTCGATGACCAAGCCGATCACCGCGATCGCCGTGGCCATGCTCGTCGAGGAAGGCAAGCTGAGCTTCGACGATCCGGTCGAAAAGCACTTGCCGGAATTCCGCGGACAGCGATTGATCGTCGAGCGCGACGGCGAGCGACGCGTCACCGTCCCGGCGCCGCGATCGATTACGATCCGTGAACTGCTGACGCATACCTCGGGCATGCCCGGCGGACCGCCGCCGGGATTGGCGGAACTGTATCGACGGCGCGATCGCACCTTGAACGAAGCGGTGCTCGCCTTTTCGCAACTGCCGCTCGAATTCGAGCCGGGCTCTCGCTGGTCGTACAGCAACACCGGCATCGACACCGC of the Planctomycetia bacterium genome contains:
- a CDS encoding serine hydrolase domain-containing protein, whose amino-acid sequence is MNHKVFAAIVGGLLFGQCTTALRAEVKSAKFDTERLKSLPSAMQRFVDEHEISGAVVVVGNADGVAAIEAIGQRDLASGEPMRNDSLFRIASMTKPITAIAVAMLVEEGKLSFDDPVEKHLPEFRGQRLIVERDGERRVTVPAPRSITIRELLTHTSGMPGGPPPGLAELYRRRDRTLNEAVLAFSQLPLEFEPGSRWSYSNTGIDTAGRVVEAVSGQGFEEFLSTRLFRPLGMNDTVFYPSDDQRGRLATMYRRDSDQLLPAEESLIEVPREAKYPVPAGGLCSTGPDLAKLYQAMLRLGECDGHRLLTPESVAELTRLQTGSLETGFVPGMGFGLGWAYVREPQGVTGALSPGSFGHGGAFGTQAWIDPQRGWFAILLIQRVGLPNADASAMRGILQAQAAGAISP
- a CDS encoding VWA domain-containing protein encodes the protein MNAHRNRNRRLTQISTARPNRIVRPELLEKRQLLSCSTPTVQTVRGRDATFDQCFNLEFEHGGEDYEVSAYYTETTTAADLLQCTDAENDADRCEHRLPNDDDGNGDNIHAVSMAGQARDAFKFFLDRGLKFLPAGETELEVYIAEDPRGGGVPTANSLLTDDELVADPDLLWEELLAYHELHHLVQGQYDGSWDDFYGEGIARSSEDRVRTDLDADTGHLFIPQITNAIDSNTVRTTDLAAQSYDTAAWWTWLWDQYRVGAGENPPVTGANDLGWGAMREFYEELETQQSDELGAVADFIAAQGSSFRQDFIDYTLALWAQSFNPSDPRLGYLDNEINNIGPMNGHTIINSAPAFGNTTLNLTPRTSRYIEFNPASQCDYTSFSFDGNGKNYGFSVMTADGGDLQDRWTSYSNNWARTVRTADLDRVVGVVTSFDQSGSVDVGRGCVSPDVQIKSPTTSSFAMVGTADNPRSFVVRLSVTGNGAAIAGLVADEFNVTLKKSGSADAPIPVEVINASYVLDDYWLLVQAPDDVAGAETGSFYDLSVTLGSDSDSENFSVVYLERVQDVILVLDRSGSMGGDTGKIEAARNAANLLVMALADEDQGGYVAFDTDAEIQVSLDELSDGNQRQDLEDAIAAEVPLDFTSIGDGLRAALDDYSSNGNPDNLCSIVLMSDGHENEPDYWADVKDDLIAAGCPVHTISFGPGANEVLMQEISGAVSGGSHDYATSEGGVPINSVLGWENNVSRIYENKATQMAGRQRIFTVLGDSAIGGVATGIIDFEDHPTGTVIAVGNSFTASGVPGKGLPFQNNAGAMVNTGFARVDNQQSADGAGHDLQLNNINVGFEFAKTLESASALFGYFGGNLNVTINGELFNARTLSLLQGRVIGGVSVNLTMFDNQHGRLDFKGDIDSLALGGQEFWIDDLRFNSEVGNFHEIPVDKGADILVVSAAWQEKMGGVHTELFDPNGDPVPAARRSLSSQGTNEVWRVPDPIPGNYRMRLMNIPQEYFLTASVRSEFELYTFVGQPQEDMLTGVEVPLVASFISNTGPVLDANVTATVLDPGGTSKVVKLWDDGNHGDGEADDGVYANSYTATSFGDLVQLNPDLVVEGDEPMGVGSYQVTFKAKKDEIVREGLGSFVLNRDKDSDSDGLPDRWEEEHGLDPKNREDQNSDFDKDGLPASCEYRVGTDPRNSDTDDGGRSDGAEVQYVPGQLCRAVRDPLDPADDRLRKVTGIVALPEATPNGSPHVRLKISIPDDDYLFSSIHRRLLNEDGRPIGDWIELEDEFRGPEFEDLRLAEGNYEYQIIPFHFGGDGESPIEGQHIFSSPVLVKKDPYAPFGSVMIDDADGETYSPLVTLRIIADDSGHVHDFDPEHQPAPGSPLEKLMMKISNRPDFAGADWQPFQPEVKDWFLGRFEPLQETTRWVYVAFMDEAGNISDGPIADSIQALLQPGDTYPFDGKVDITDLNNVRNNFGSQGQIAILIGDAIGALNGAVDISDLNAVRNNFGSFVDSPLPSTAQRHAPEKIANRAIIDPTASDRPLLGRTVATNGSAAARDVLFGRFTEVGVDIDALLTAHRHSQKRGLRALK